A region of Curvibacter sp. AEP1-3 DNA encodes the following proteins:
- the pstS gene encoding phosphate ABC transporter substrate-binding protein PstS has protein sequence MTLTFQRIALAAGVSAALAASGFASAQEITGAGASFPAPIYSKWASDYNKATGVKVNYQSIGSGGGIKQIDSKTVDFGASDAPLTDDVLKSKGQMQFPTVLGGVVPVINVKGIEPGTLKLNGQVLGDIYLGKVAKWNDPAIKALNPSLNLPDAPIAQVRRADGSGTTFIFTNYLSKVNAEWKSKVGEGTAVNWPVGAGGKGNEGVAAFVARLPNSMGYVEYSYVKQNKLNYAIMQNAAGNFVKPEDDTFKAAAAGADWTKTFYQILTNQPGKDAWPISGATFILMHLKQDKPANASETLKFFNWAYTNGAKAAEDLDYVPMPPAVVAAIQKSWGEIKDGAGKPIAFK, from the coding sequence ATGACATTGACATTTCAACGCATCGCCTTGGCTGCCGGAGTAAGTGCTGCTCTGGCTGCTTCCGGTTTCGCCTCTGCTCAGGAAATCACCGGTGCAGGCGCTTCTTTCCCTGCACCCATCTATTCCAAGTGGGCTTCTGATTACAACAAGGCCACTGGCGTGAAGGTGAATTACCAGTCCATCGGCTCCGGTGGTGGTATCAAACAAATCGACTCCAAGACTGTGGATTTCGGCGCCTCTGACGCTCCCTTGACTGACGACGTTTTGAAATCCAAGGGTCAAATGCAGTTCCCCACCGTTTTGGGTGGTGTGGTTCCCGTGATTAACGTGAAGGGTATCGAACCCGGCACCCTGAAGCTCAACGGCCAAGTGTTGGGTGACATCTACTTGGGCAAAGTGGCCAAGTGGAACGATCCTGCCATCAAGGCTTTGAACCCCAGCTTGAATCTGCCAGACGCTCCTATCGCCCAAGTGCGCCGTGCGGACGGTTCCGGTACCACCTTCATCTTCACCAACTACTTGAGCAAAGTGAACGCCGAGTGGAAGTCCAAAGTGGGTGAAGGTACAGCGGTGAACTGGCCTGTAGGCGCAGGTGGCAAGGGCAACGAAGGTGTGGCCGCATTCGTGGCACGCCTGCCCAATTCCATGGGTTACGTGGAGTACTCCTACGTCAAGCAAAACAAGCTGAACTACGCCATCATGCAAAACGCTGCCGGCAACTTTGTGAAGCCTGAAGATGACACTTTCAAGGCAGCGGCTGCAGGTGCTGACTGGACCAAGACGTTCTACCAGATTCTGACCAATCAGCCCGGCAAGGATGCATGGCCTATCAGCGGCGCTACCTTCATTTTGATGCACCTGAAACAAGACAAGCCAGCTAACGCTTCTGAGACCCTCAAGTTCTTCAACTGGGCTTACACCAACGGTGCCAAGGCTGCTGAAGATTTGGATTACGTGCCTATGCCTCCAGCTGTGGTTGCCGCCATCCAGAAGTCCTGGGGCGAAATCAAGGATGGCGCTGGCAAGCCCATCGCTTTCAAGTAA
- the ppk1 gene encoding polyphosphate kinase 1, with amino-acid sequence MWTSFQDRSSIADPRLLDRDLSLLAFNERVLDWAVREDVPLMERLRFLCIVSSNLDEFFEVRAEPHLSAARARDEKGQYSVASFDRLADSLHKLVSRQYTLYNEQLMPAFEAQGIRIMSHGERNAAQRAWVKQYFEKEVRPLLIPVGLDPSHPFPQVANKSLNFIVRLTGKDAFGRENEIAIVKVPRVLPRLIRMPDKVAGAKASFVSLSSVIRAHLAELFTGREVWQFSQFRVTRHSDLAVDEDDVQNLRMALRQGLEHRHYGQAVRLEVSAGCSEHLADFLLKQFELPAKALYRVHGPVNLVRLTQLIDLAERPDLCFAPYKPNFPVQMHPGRSIFEQLKERDILIHQPYESFDGVLSFLREAVNDPKVLAIKQTIYRTGSDSELMELLREAVRRGKEVTVVVELKARFDEEANINWAEMLESIGAQVVYGVVGLKTHAKMMLITRREGKNLKRYGHLSTGNYNPRTARLYTDISHLTADASITTDMEHVFVHMASQSKLPRLSKLWMAPFHLHRNTIAKIDALGRAAAAGKDARIVAKMNSLTDEALVRSLIAAGQQGVKIDVIVRGACILPAQVPGYTDNIRVRSVIGRLLEHSRVFYFRIDGVDELYLSSADWMNRNMVRRVEVAWPVTDEGLRQRLVDECLVAYLHDGVDAWDMHADGLYYRNGSVEQGNAHSAQKALMDRYGRFEKR; translated from the coding sequence ATGTGGACCTCTTTTCAGGATCGCTCCTCCATTGCAGACCCTCGTCTGTTGGACCGCGACCTTAGTCTTTTAGCTTTCAACGAGCGCGTGCTGGACTGGGCGGTGCGTGAAGACGTGCCTTTGATGGAGCGCCTGCGTTTCCTGTGCATTGTCTCTAGCAACCTCGACGAGTTCTTTGAAGTCCGCGCAGAACCGCATTTGAGTGCCGCACGTGCCCGGGACGAAAAAGGCCAGTACTCGGTGGCCAGCTTTGACCGTTTGGCTGACTCGCTGCACAAGCTGGTGAGCCGCCAGTACACGCTGTACAACGAACAACTGATGCCGGCCTTCGAGGCACAAGGCATCCGCATCATGTCGCACGGCGAGCGCAACGCGGCGCAACGGGCCTGGGTCAAGCAGTACTTTGAAAAAGAAGTGCGCCCGCTGCTGATCCCGGTGGGGCTGGACCCTTCGCACCCCTTCCCGCAAGTAGCCAACAAATCACTCAACTTCATTGTGCGTTTGACCGGCAAAGACGCCTTCGGTCGCGAAAATGAAATCGCGATTGTGAAAGTGCCGCGGGTGCTGCCGCGCCTCATCCGCATGCCCGACAAGGTGGCCGGGGCCAAGGCCTCGTTTGTGTCACTTTCCAGCGTCATCCGTGCGCACTTGGCCGAGCTGTTTACCGGACGGGAGGTCTGGCAGTTTTCGCAATTCCGCGTGACGCGGCATTCTGATCTGGCGGTGGACGAGGATGACGTGCAGAACCTGCGCATGGCGCTGCGTCAAGGCCTGGAGCACCGGCATTACGGGCAGGCCGTTCGCCTGGAGGTGTCGGCAGGTTGTTCCGAGCACCTTGCGGACTTTTTGCTGAAGCAGTTTGAGTTGCCGGCCAAGGCGCTTTACAGGGTACATGGCCCGGTGAACTTGGTGCGCCTGACGCAGTTGATCGACCTGGCCGAACGTCCCGATTTGTGCTTCGCGCCGTACAAGCCTAACTTTCCGGTTCAGATGCATCCGGGACGCTCCATCTTTGAACAACTCAAAGAGCGCGACATCCTGATTCACCAGCCGTACGAAAGCTTTGATGGCGTGCTGTCTTTCCTGCGCGAAGCGGTGAACGACCCCAAGGTGCTTGCTATCAAGCAAACCATTTACCGCACGGGCTCAGATTCCGAGCTGATGGAGTTGCTGCGTGAGGCCGTGCGCCGCGGCAAAGAAGTGACAGTCGTGGTGGAGCTCAAAGCCCGCTTTGACGAAGAGGCCAACATCAACTGGGCTGAGATGCTCGAGTCCATCGGCGCCCAGGTGGTGTACGGGGTGGTGGGCCTCAAAACCCACGCGAAGATGATGCTGATCACCCGCCGTGAGGGTAAAAACCTCAAGCGCTATGGTCACTTGTCCACCGGTAACTACAACCCGCGTACGGCGCGTCTTTACACCGACATCAGCCACCTCACGGCAGATGCATCTATCACCACCGATATGGAGCATGTGTTCGTGCACATGGCCAGCCAGAGCAAGTTGCCACGCTTGTCCAAATTGTGGATGGCGCCTTTCCATTTGCACCGCAATACGATCGCCAAGATCGACGCGCTGGGCCGTGCTGCAGCAGCCGGCAAAGACGCCCGCATCGTGGCGAAGATGAACTCGCTGACGGACGAGGCATTGGTCCGCAGCCTGATCGCTGCCGGCCAGCAGGGCGTCAAGATTGATGTCATCGTGCGGGGTGCTTGCATTCTCCCGGCCCAAGTGCCGGGCTACACCGACAACATCCGGGTCCGCTCGGTCATTGGCCGTTTATTGGAACACTCGCGGGTGTTTTACTTCCGGATCGATGGAGTGGACGAGCTGTACCTCTCGAGTGCGGATTGGATGAACCGCAACATGGTGCGCCGTGTGGAGGTGGCTTGGCCGGTCACGGATGAAGGCTTGCGGCAGCGCCTGGTAGACGAATGCCTGGTGGCCTATTTGCATGATGGCGTGGACGCCTGGGACATGCATGCGGACGGGCTGTACTACCGCAATGGCTCGGTGGAGCAGGGCAACGCCCACAGCGCACAAAAAGCGCTGATGGACCGCTACGGCCGCTTCGAAAAACGCTGA
- a CDS encoding SixA phosphatase family protein yields MDLILWRHAEAIDLDLVGDDMLRSLTSKGEKQAARMAAWLDRQLPDGARIWASPATRTEQTAMALQRKYKTHSSLAPLSNVDDLLRLVQWPNAKGCVVVVGHQPTLGQTISRLLGLSESECAVKKGALWWLRHRERDGVGQTVVVTVQSPEVL; encoded by the coding sequence ATGGACCTGATTTTGTGGCGGCATGCAGAGGCCATAGACCTGGATCTGGTCGGTGACGACATGTTGCGTTCGCTGACCAGCAAAGGCGAAAAGCAAGCTGCTCGCATGGCAGCATGGCTGGACCGGCAACTGCCGGATGGTGCAAGGATCTGGGCGAGTCCGGCAACCCGCACCGAGCAAACGGCTATGGCCTTGCAGCGCAAATACAAAACCCACTCCTCACTGGCGCCGCTCAGCAATGTGGATGATTTGTTGCGCTTGGTGCAGTGGCCCAATGCCAAGGGATGTGTGGTGGTGGTCGGCCACCAACCCACGCTGGGACAGACGATTTCCCGTCTGTTGGGCTTGAGTGAGAGTGAGTGCGCCGTGAAGAAGGGCGCACTCTGGTGGCTGCGCCACCGGGAGCGCGACGGAGTCGGGCAAACGGTGGTGGTGACGGTGCAGTCACCCGAGGTGCTCTGA
- the pstC gene encoding phosphate ABC transporter permease subunit PstC, translating into MTKPPPMKRARSGPLADRMFGWAAKASALVTLVLLVSILVTLTMSAWPAISKYGLSFLTSTTWDPVQEDFGGLVMIYGTLATSLIALLIAVPVSFGIALFLTELSPAWLKRPLGTAIELLAAVPSIVYGMWGLLVFGPVLATYVQQPIQAWTAGVPYIGAFFSGPPVGIGILSAGIILAIMIIPFIASVMRDVFEVTPPMLKESAYGLGATTWEVVSKVVLPYTKTGVIGGIMLGLGRAIGETMAVTFVIGNFNQLDSLSLFQAANSITSALANEFAEAGEGLHQASLMYLGLVLFFITFVILSLSKLLLAQLRKSEGAKS; encoded by the coding sequence ATGACAAAACCACCCCCGATGAAACGTGCCCGTTCAGGGCCCCTGGCTGACCGCATGTTCGGTTGGGCGGCCAAGGCCTCCGCTCTAGTCACCCTGGTCCTGCTGGTGTCCATTTTGGTTACTCTGACCATGAGCGCCTGGCCGGCGATCAGCAAGTACGGACTCTCCTTTTTGACCAGCACCACTTGGGACCCTGTACAAGAGGATTTCGGTGGCTTGGTCATGATCTACGGCACCTTGGCAACTTCGTTGATCGCACTTTTGATTGCGGTCCCCGTCAGCTTCGGTATTGCTTTGTTTTTGACAGAGTTGTCACCCGCGTGGCTCAAGCGTCCCTTGGGCACTGCCATTGAGTTGTTGGCTGCCGTACCGTCCATCGTGTATGGCATGTGGGGGCTTTTGGTGTTCGGCCCGGTATTGGCCACCTATGTGCAGCAACCCATTCAAGCCTGGACTGCTGGCGTGCCCTATATCGGCGCATTTTTCTCCGGCCCGCCCGTAGGTATCGGCATTTTGTCGGCCGGCATTATTCTGGCCATCATGATCATTCCCTTCATTGCATCCGTCATGCGTGATGTGTTTGAAGTGACCCCACCCATGCTCAAAGAGTCCGCTTACGGATTGGGAGCCACAACCTGGGAAGTCGTGTCCAAGGTCGTTTTGCCTTACACCAAGACCGGCGTTATTGGCGGCATCATGTTGGGCTTGGGGCGTGCCATTGGCGAAACCATGGCAGTGACCTTTGTGATCGGCAACTTCAACCAACTGGATTCGCTCAGCCTGTTCCAGGCAGCGAACAGCATTACCTCTGCACTGGCCAATGAATTCGCCGAAGCCGGTGAAGGCTTGCACCAAGCGTCATTGATGTACTTGGGTCTGGTGCTTTTCTTTATCACCTTTGTGATTCTCTCTTTGTCCAAACTTCTGCTGGCGCAATTGCGCAAGTCGGAAGGAGCCAAGTCATGA
- a CDS encoding fasciclin domain-containing protein gives MSVFALSRRTLIVAATVLAGLSGCATVSQPVSVADTIARTPSLSTLNSLVSKAGLTEALKGAGPFTVFAPSNDAFKAVPAKTLDELAANPEKLKAVLTFHVVPGKLAAADIKNSNVKSLNGAVLAVSKAGAFVTVENAAVTDADLLATNGVVHVVDTVLLPPAK, from the coding sequence ATGTCCGTATTCGCCCTCTCCCGCCGCACACTCATCGTCGCAGCCACTGTCCTGGCCGGCTTGAGCGGTTGCGCCACCGTGTCCCAGCCCGTCAGCGTGGCTGACACCATCGCCCGCACCCCTTCTCTGAGCACCCTGAACTCCCTGGTGTCCAAAGCCGGACTTACAGAAGCGCTTAAGGGCGCGGGCCCATTCACCGTGTTTGCGCCCAGCAACGACGCATTCAAGGCTGTGCCAGCCAAAACCCTGGACGAACTGGCCGCCAACCCTGAAAAACTCAAGGCCGTACTGACCTTCCACGTGGTGCCGGGCAAGCTGGCTGCTGCGGACATCAAAAACAGCAATGTGAAATCGCTGAATGGCGCAGTTCTCGCAGTTTCCAAGGCCGGAGCTTTTGTCACCGTAGAGAACGCTGCCGTGACCGACGCTGACCTGCTTGCCACCAACGGCGTGGTGCACGTGGTCGACACCGTGTTGCTGCCGCCGGCGAAATAA
- a CDS encoding GGDEF domain-containing protein produces MQSTQLRLVKGNMPTNSGPRPLEAILQRNALYPVFQPIIKLDDGAVYAHEALIRGPQGSALHTPDKLLIAAVQEGLSYELETACVAATLSSWGRLKTAGRLFVNISAEALIKAFDSRGREGLLHWIQDFHVIPRMLVLEITEHERVENMDRLAEVVNEVRSAGLSLALDDFGDGRSSLRLWSQIKPEVVKIDKYFTRNISAHGDKLKTIQALQQIANIFGTALVAEGIETAEDLRVLRDVGIEYGQGYFLGRPEGSPLQTLPEEPRRVLAERQVVVLPELGRISQGGHLRSLSLLKAPTVTPDTNNDTLARIFLENPVLHAVAVLQGERPVGIINRAQFMNEYTKLYYREVWGRKPCVVHANPEPRLIEREHSVDELVGILTSQDQRYLSDGFIATENGRYVGLGTGDQLVRSVTETRIEAARHANPLTFLPGNIPITQHIERLLKKQACFVACYADLNHFKPYNDYYGYWRGDEMIRLLARIAMEQCDSQRDFLGHVGGDDFILLFQSTDWRERCERLVAEFAERARALFDDNARAAGGIEAEDRHGVRRFFPCTTLSIGAVVVDGQHFTRAEDVANLAAMAKHEAKLSTTGLHETVLA; encoded by the coding sequence ATGCAGTCAACCCAGTTGCGTTTGGTCAAGGGCAACATGCCTACCAACAGCGGGCCAAGACCCCTGGAGGCAATACTGCAACGCAATGCGTTGTACCCCGTTTTTCAACCCATCATTAAATTGGATGATGGGGCTGTTTATGCACATGAGGCCCTGATCCGTGGGCCTCAAGGCAGTGCTCTGCACACTCCGGATAAGTTGTTGATTGCCGCGGTCCAGGAAGGTCTTTCCTATGAGCTGGAGACCGCTTGTGTTGCGGCAACCCTGAGCAGCTGGGGGCGCCTCAAAACCGCGGGACGCTTGTTTGTGAACATCAGCGCCGAGGCGCTGATAAAGGCCTTTGATTCGCGTGGGCGCGAAGGCTTGCTGCATTGGATTCAGGATTTCCATGTGATCCCCCGCATGCTGGTGTTGGAGATTACCGAGCACGAGCGTGTGGAGAACATGGATCGTCTGGCCGAGGTGGTGAATGAGGTCCGTTCTGCGGGCTTGTCTCTCGCCTTGGATGATTTCGGTGATGGCCGTTCCAGCTTGCGTCTTTGGTCCCAGATCAAGCCGGAGGTAGTGAAGATTGACAAGTACTTCACCCGCAACATCAGCGCCCATGGTGACAAGCTCAAAACCATCCAGGCGCTGCAGCAAATTGCCAACATCTTTGGTACCGCCCTGGTCGCGGAGGGCATTGAAACCGCCGAAGACTTGCGGGTGCTGCGAGACGTGGGCATTGAGTACGGCCAAGGCTATTTTCTGGGGCGCCCTGAGGGGAGTCCGCTACAAACTTTGCCGGAAGAGCCCCGGCGTGTATTGGCAGAGCGTCAGGTGGTAGTACTGCCGGAGCTGGGCCGCATTTCGCAGGGTGGGCATTTGCGAAGCCTGTCGCTGCTGAAGGCGCCTACCGTGACGCCCGACACCAACAATGACACGCTGGCACGGATATTTTTGGAAAACCCGGTTTTGCATGCGGTGGCAGTGCTGCAGGGCGAGCGTCCTGTGGGCATTATCAACAGGGCACAGTTCATGAACGAATACACCAAGCTGTATTACCGCGAGGTGTGGGGCCGCAAACCCTGTGTGGTGCACGCCAACCCTGAGCCCCGCCTGATTGAGCGGGAGCACAGCGTGGATGAGCTGGTGGGCATTCTGACCTCACAGGATCAGCGCTACCTGAGTGATGGTTTTATTGCTACAGAGAACGGTCGCTATGTGGGCTTGGGCACCGGAGACCAGCTGGTGCGCTCGGTGACCGAGACGCGCATTGAAGCCGCCCGGCACGCCAATCCACTCACGTTTTTGCCGGGCAATATTCCCATCACCCAGCATATCGAACGCCTTCTCAAGAAGCAGGCGTGCTTTGTGGCTTGTTACGCGGATTTGAATCACTTCAAGCCTTACAACGACTATTACGGCTATTGGCGGGGCGACGAGATGATTCGTCTGCTTGCCCGTATCGCGATGGAGCAATGTGATTCCCAGCGGGATTTCTTGGGGCACGTGGGGGGCGATGACTTTATTTTGTTGTTCCAAAGCACCGATTGGCGTGAACGCTGCGAACGTCTGGTGGCCGAGTTTGCCGAGCGGGCCCGCGCCCTGTTTGACGACAACGCGCGTGCGGCGGGGGGAATCGAAGCCGAGGACAGGCACGGGGTACGACGGTTTTTCCCATGTACCACTTTGTCCATCGGTGCTGTGGTGGTTGACGGTCAGCACTTCACCCGTGCGGAGGACGTGGCCAACCTGGCCGCCATGGCCAAGCACGAGGCCAAACTGTCCACTACCGGTTTACACGAAACAGTGCTGGCTTAG
- the pstA gene encoding phosphate ABC transporter permease PstA encodes MSATLSEIRTARFAYRKRVNVVATALALAAMAFGLFWLFWILWETVRLGLGGLSIATLTQMTPPPNEAGGLANAIYGSLLMVVLATCVGTPIGVMAGIYLVEFDSKSWLAATVRFVNDILLSAPSIVVGLFVYAVVVSRFKSFSGYAGILALSLIVIPVVIRTTENMLQLVPAGLREAAYALGAPKWKVILSITLKSARAGVITGVLLAVARIAGETAPLLFTALSNQFWTSSLSEPMASLPVTIFKFAMSPYENWQQLAWAGVFLITLAVLGLNILARVLTRSKA; translated from the coding sequence ATGAGCGCAACTTTGTCTGAAATCCGCACCGCGCGCTTTGCGTATCGCAAGCGTGTCAACGTTGTCGCAACGGCTCTGGCCTTGGCTGCCATGGCGTTCGGCTTGTTCTGGCTGTTCTGGATCCTGTGGGAAACAGTCCGCCTGGGACTGGGTGGCTTGTCCATCGCTACCCTGACGCAAATGACTCCGCCGCCCAATGAGGCCGGTGGTTTGGCCAACGCCATCTACGGATCTTTGTTGATGGTGGTTCTGGCTACTTGCGTAGGCACTCCTATCGGCGTGATGGCCGGCATTTACCTGGTCGAGTTCGACAGCAAGAGCTGGCTGGCAGCCACCGTGCGTTTTGTCAACGACATCCTCTTGTCTGCGCCCTCTATCGTGGTCGGATTGTTTGTCTATGCCGTGGTGGTATCGCGGTTCAAGTCATTCTCCGGCTACGCAGGCATTCTGGCCTTGTCCCTGATCGTGATCCCGGTCGTGATCCGCACCACGGAAAACATGCTCCAGTTGGTTCCAGCAGGTTTGCGTGAAGCGGCCTATGCATTGGGCGCGCCCAAGTGGAAAGTGATTCTGAGCATCACCCTGAAGTCGGCCCGTGCCGGTGTGATTACCGGTGTGTTGTTGGCGGTCGCCCGCATTGCCGGCGAAACAGCGCCCTTGTTGTTCACGGCGCTGAGCAACCAGTTCTGGACGTCTTCCCTGAGCGAGCCCATGGCCAGCCTCCCGGTGACTATCTTCAAGTTCGCCATGAGCCCCTATGAAAACTGGCAACAGCTGGCTTGGGCAGGCGTGTTCCTGATCACCCTGGCTGTTTTGGGACTGAACATTCTGGCGCGGGTGCTGACCCGCTCCAAAGCCTGA
- a CDS encoding Ppx/GppA phosphatase family protein, with product MNNGNRLAAVDLGSNSFRLEIGRVDHGEFQRTEYLKETVRQGGGLDEERNLTPAAMQAGWECLARFGERLAGFKPHEVKAVATQTLREARNRDVFLEKANAVLGFPIDVISGREEARLIYQGVAHMLPASDERRLVIDVGGRSTELILGQGLVPGTMESYRVGSIAWSKRYFPDGTFTRKAFEIAEVAAKAVLDEAFDAYHPDLWDTAYGSAGTVGAIGDVLVAAGWPEGVLTQEGLDWLLERLVSAQSADRLRIAGMREDRRAIIGGGLSVMRAIFSLLGISEMQQATGGLRHGLICDLTGGARDYGDLRAKSVQRLASKFNVDTTHSARVAKVATQLLQQLLGTYEAPEPERLLRKLAWAAELHEIGSHISHSDYHKHGAYILDNADAAGFSLSEMHRLSLLVLGHRGKLRKLEPVLTQDDLVLQLICLRLAVILCHARRDPDLKGMTLAAGPAGSHEVHLNCRTAWATAYPQSAHLLREEELAWQKTPWTLHISGI from the coding sequence ATGAACAACGGAAACCGCCTGGCTGCAGTGGACTTGGGCTCCAACAGCTTCAGGCTCGAAATCGGACGGGTGGACCACGGCGAATTCCAGCGCACCGAATACCTGAAAGAAACCGTGCGCCAAGGGGGCGGGCTCGACGAAGAGCGCAACCTCACCCCGGCCGCCATGCAGGCCGGATGGGAGTGTCTGGCTCGGTTCGGGGAGCGTTTGGCGGGCTTCAAGCCGCACGAAGTTAAAGCCGTTGCCACCCAAACCTTGCGTGAAGCCCGCAACCGCGACGTATTCCTGGAAAAAGCCAACGCCGTGCTGGGCTTCCCGATCGACGTGATCTCCGGCCGGGAAGAAGCCCGGCTGATTTACCAAGGCGTGGCACACATGCTGCCCGCCAGCGATGAACGCCGACTGGTCATTGATGTGGGGGGCCGCTCCACCGAACTCATTCTGGGACAAGGCCTGGTGCCCGGCACCATGGAGTCCTACCGCGTGGGCAGCATTGCGTGGTCCAAACGCTACTTCCCGGACGGCACCTTCACCCGCAAAGCATTTGAGATTGCCGAAGTCGCCGCCAAAGCAGTATTGGATGAAGCATTCGATGCCTACCACCCGGACCTGTGGGACACCGCATACGGTTCCGCAGGCACCGTGGGCGCCATAGGCGATGTGCTGGTGGCCGCCGGCTGGCCTGAAGGCGTGCTAACCCAGGAGGGGTTGGACTGGTTGCTGGAGCGACTGGTAAGCGCGCAAAGTGCGGACCGCCTGCGTATCGCCGGCATGCGTGAAGACCGCCGCGCCATCATTGGCGGTGGTCTGAGCGTAATGCGGGCTATTTTCAGCCTGCTGGGAATTTCAGAAATGCAACAGGCCACCGGCGGTTTGCGACACGGCCTGATCTGCGATCTGACCGGCGGTGCACGCGACTATGGCGACCTGCGTGCCAAAAGCGTGCAGCGTCTGGCATCCAAATTCAATGTAGACACCACGCACAGCGCACGCGTGGCCAAGGTCGCCACCCAATTGCTCCAACAATTGCTGGGCACCTATGAAGCTCCTGAGCCTGAACGCCTGTTGCGCAAGTTGGCTTGGGCGGCGGAGTTGCACGAAATCGGCAGCCATATCTCGCACAGCGACTATCACAAGCATGGGGCCTACATTCTGGATAACGCAGATGCTGCCGGCTTCTCGCTGTCAGAGATGCACCGCCTGAGCCTGCTGGTGCTGGGGCACCGCGGTAAGCTGCGCAAACTGGAACCGGTGCTCACCCAGGATGATTTGGTGCTGCAACTGATTTGCCTGCGCTTGGCAGTGATTCTGTGCCACGCACGACGCGACCCGGACCTCAAGGGCATGACCCTGGCAGCCGGACCTGCAGGCAGCCACGAGGTGCATTTGAATTGCCGTACGGCTTGGGCGACTGCCTACCCGCAAAGTGCCCACCTGTTGCGGGAAGAAGAGCTCGCATGGCAGAAAACGCCATGGACTCTACACATCAGCGGAATCTAA
- a CDS encoding ABC transporter substrate-binding protein, whose amino-acid sequence MFQTSYRLTRRSLLAQITLGSSALAAPAAFAQGNKAASASNGPVVVQVVDVSASQIDVSRDFLVGSRAAWQDLNARGGIRNKAVRHLVLEVDGSAKSLRGVADALKGMNECVAAVGTVGDKVAAQLAAVLRRELPDLPHVAPWLHNPGDGADNTFSIFATRQEQIAYAIKSLSVMGVQEVGAVYGSTSELATYREDVERAATELKLKVRTYAPTTTLDSLATTLNAQSPRILIFLGGTPELAQFAQGIEKQAAQRYIVAMSDVNVVALQQLGVSRFTPVIATQSVPAVNSNLPIVRNYREVLGRLYDEPPTAQSLAGFVSARYCAEMLQTVEGSLNRPNVFQAFAKRQPLELAGLRLNPDTRKRTGVLVTQSMLGADGKIVG is encoded by the coding sequence ATGTTCCAGACGTCGTACCGCCTGACCCGCCGCTCCCTGCTCGCCCAAATTACCCTGGGCAGTTCTGCCCTTGCAGCGCCTGCCGCTTTTGCGCAGGGCAACAAGGCAGCTTCCGCTTCCAATGGCCCCGTGGTTGTGCAAGTGGTGGACGTGTCAGCCTCACAAATCGACGTTTCCCGGGACTTTCTGGTCGGATCCCGCGCTGCCTGGCAGGACCTGAATGCGCGCGGCGGTATCCGCAACAAGGCGGTGCGTCACTTGGTGTTGGAAGTGGATGGCAGTGCCAAGTCTCTGCGCGGCGTGGCCGACGCCCTCAAGGGCATGAACGAATGCGTCGCAGCCGTCGGCACTGTGGGCGACAAAGTGGCTGCCCAATTGGCTGCTGTTCTGCGACGGGAACTGCCCGATTTGCCCCACGTAGCGCCTTGGCTGCACAACCCCGGTGATGGCGCCGATAACACCTTCAGCATTTTTGCCACACGGCAGGAGCAGATTGCCTACGCCATCAAGTCGCTCTCTGTCATGGGCGTGCAGGAAGTTGGCGCCGTGTATGGCAGCACCTCGGAGTTGGCCACCTACCGCGAAGACGTGGAGCGTGCCGCCACCGAGCTCAAACTCAAGGTCCGTACCTACGCGCCCACGACCACCCTGGACAGCTTGGCCACCACTCTCAATGCCCAAAGCCCGCGCATCCTGATTTTTCTGGGCGGCACGCCGGAACTGGCCCAATTCGCCCAAGGTATCGAAAAGCAGGCCGCTCAGCGCTACATCGTTGCCATGTCGGATGTGAATGTGGTCGCTTTGCAGCAATTGGGCGTGTCACGCTTCACCCCCGTGATCGCCACCCAGAGTGTGCCGGCCGTGAACAGTAACCTGCCCATCGTGCGCAACTACCGTGAAGTGCTGGGCCGCCTGTATGACGAGCCGCCCACCGCCCAAAGCCTGGCCGGCTTTGTGTCGGCACGCTACTGTGCTGAGATGCTCCAGACGGTAGAAGGCAGCTTGAACCGCCCCAATGTGTTTCAGGCCTTTGCCAAACGCCAACCCCTAGAACTCGCGGGTTTGCGACTGAATCCGGACACCCGCAAACGCACCGGTGTCCTCGTCACCCAAAGCATGTTGGGCGCAGACGGCAAAATAGTGGGCTGA